From Salvia splendens isolate huo1 chromosome 3, SspV2, whole genome shotgun sequence, a single genomic window includes:
- the LOC121794996 gene encoding acyl-protein thioesterase 1 homolog 1-like produces MSFSNSLAGSGRRTFEFGGTYVVKPRGKHQATIVWLHGLGDNGSSWSQLLESLPLPNIKWICPTAPTRPVTLLGGFPCTAWFDMGELSEESSDDLEGLDASAAHIANLLSTEPAGIKLGVGGFSMGAATALYSATCFARGKYENGRAYPITLRAILGLSGWLPGARSMASKIDRSGEAARRAASLPIFLSHGLCDEVVPHKHGDISYQSLCMSGFRNLSYKTYEGIGHYTVPREMEDVSNWLNMAMRF; encoded by the exons ATGAGCTTCTCAAATTCATTAGCAGGCTCTG GTAGAAGAACATTTGAATTTGGAGGTACATATGTGGTTAAGCCAAGAGGAAAACACCAGGCCACGATAGTCTGGCTTCATGGTCTCGGTGACAACGGGTCCAG CTGGTCACAACTCTTGGAAAGCCTCCCTCTTCCTAAT ATAAAATGGATATGCCCCACTGCTCCAACTCGCCCCGTTACTTTACTAGGTGGATTTCCTTGCACAGCAT GGTTCGATATGGGAGAGCTGTCTGAAGAAAGTTCCGATGACTTGGAAGGATTAGACGCCTCAGCAGCACACATAGCTAACTTGCTCTCAACTGAGCCTGCTGGCA TAAAGCTTGGTGTTGGAGGCTTTAGCATGGGAGCTGCAACAGCTCTCTACTCTGCAACTTGCTTTGCTCGTGGCAAATATGAGAATGGCCGCGCTTACCCTATCACTTTGAGGGCCATTCTCGGCCTCAGTGGTTGGCTTCCCGGAGCTAG GAGCATGGCTAGCAAGATTGATAGATCGGGCGAGGCAGCTAGGCGCGCTGCCTCTCTCCCGATCTTCCTATCTCACGGACTCT gtGATGAAGTTGTTCCTCACAAACATGGCGACATATCCTACCAATCTCTTTGCATGTCCGGTTTTCGAAATCTATCTTACAAGACATATGAAGG GATTGGACACTATACTGTGCCTAGAGAGATGGAAGATGTTAGCAACTGGCTAAATATGGCCATGAGGTTTTAG